One Arachis hypogaea cultivar Tifrunner chromosome 18, arahy.Tifrunner.gnm2.J5K5, whole genome shotgun sequence genomic window, TTGCGTCTACAACAGATACTATCATTGTTGCTTCATGAATCCTATAATTAACCTGTTTATTCGGCTCTTATCATTCATAATATTAATAAGGCTGTTGAATGTTCATTTTCCTTTTGACTCTGGTGGGAGTGGCTATGCTACTATGCAAGTCCATTATTTATGCCACACCCTCTTCCTTTTTTCACCATTACATGATATTAGACACATAAAATTAATGTCTTATTAATATACAAGTATTATTGTTTTGATAATAATCTTCCATGCATGCACTCTGCTtcttgtaacattttttaaatcaatttactcgaatataatgtaataatataaaaattacggTTTAGTAAGCAAATGTCATGAGTCTCACCTAACAATAACTATTTTCAACAACCTCTTGATTCAGACATGAATGTATGTTGAATATAAATTTGCTTCTTGTTCTTCTGAAAATTGGAGATTGGTCATGGCTTCATATACATTATACAATATATTATTATCTTCTAAATTGTTTTATTGAGATTACTCTCCCATCAGAGCAAAGTAATATGAACAGCAGCAACATTTTCAGAAGATATAAAGTAGTGCATCTTATATACACtacaattttatctttattcccTTCCTTctgtgtatatttttatattttacatcaTTAGAATAAGCTTGCTGATATAGTAACATTAGATTGAAGTATGAGAGTTATAATAACAAGTTTGTTAAATGTCAAAATGTAAGTATCAATTTTGCATAAAAAGTTGTTACTACTAGGATTGTAAACAAACTCTAGTAGCATTGAAACTTTGGTTTTAGGCCACATCAGCAATGGTACCCCTTTTGGTCTTTGGGATTTGTATCTCTAAGAAAACGTCATTGTATAAGTGAGCTTCAATGTTCTTGAAATCAGCATCATCTGGAATCTCAAGCCTTCTTACAAATCCATGATCCCACCAATGGCCACACCTCCAGtcatgtgatgatgatgatgatgacgacttTGATGATGATTCTCTTTGCTTCCATGGTCCACTAATCTCCACAACTTTTCCATTATCAACATGCACTTGAATGTTGTTACTTTTCCCTGCTCCTGTTTTTCAGAAATCACTTGTGTCACAGAAATTCTTAATAAAGTAGTAATAACTAAACTAGGCCTTATCATTCATAAAccattgttcttgttcttgtaaATTATTAATCTCCCCTGATATTAGACAATATTGTGTAACACATCTCTATTTGTGAAAGTATATGCTAATCTCCTCTAAGATTAAGTGATATGATGAAATTTAACTTAATCTGATTTTACATAATATGTTGAAACTCGGTATTCACCCTCTAAGTTCAATTCATTTACATGATGGAGCTGTTTCATAAGGTTTTAGGTTCCGTTTCATACTATGTTCCACACATGTTCAATTTGAAAAGTAATCAAACTCTTTAGATCGTCATTGTCATGAATCcgctcatcccaaaagcttaagcCAAGCAAGAGCTTTTTTTTTGGTTTGCTTGATTTTTCCATaggccttttcttttcttttttttatttgtcttatgctattttttcatttttaggaTTTATAAAGGATCTAATTCTAGACTTTTCGGACATAGAGTTTTGATACCATGTCATAAAACACTCATCTCGAAAGTTTAAGCTGATAGGAAGAAGCAACataaatggttatatctctaacaatCATCAAccgaattatttttaaattttaagtaaaCTCAAAGAGGGCATGATTCTTTTGTGTTACCTGGTATTTCAGCCTTTACTATGTATCCATCATCTGTCTCAGACCAATCAACAGAGGTTTGATTGTTGCTCCTAAGATGAGACAACAACACATCTGACTCAAACTCCCAAAGAGGAAATGCATCAGAAGGATCAAAGAATTTCCCAAACAACATAGGACTGAATAATGATCCATCACCAAAAACCTTATGCACTGTTGGATTAGCCTGGCTGAAGAATCTTTTGAAAACCTCTTCTCCCAATGATTTGCACCATTTATGTGGTGTTTGATCTTCTGTTTGAACCTCAATTTGCCTCTTGGAACTAgccattgaaaagaaaaagaaaaaaaaaaagaataatgagCTATGAGGAAGCTCTTTGATGAAGAGAGAGGTTTTTGTGGCATTTTCTTCTCTTATAGTGTCAATCAAGCtatctaattaaaataatttaaaaaaaaaggaacaaaTTCCTTTGGCATATTTGGAGGGCTGTAAAGCTAAAAAAgagaatatttttctttttcttctttttttttctagatCTTTCTTCCTTTCTAAAGAGAAATTGCAATTTGGTTGTATAGCACCATTGAAGATATGGAAAAAATGGAAAAGGATACTAATCAAGTCAATATCTTTTGACAAAAGATGGATTCTGTAGCAGAATTGGAGAATCCTTAGTTATGAAAAAGTTATGGCTTGATTATTATGTATATTatagttagttatttagttattaCTACTACAATTATagtcaaatttttttatactagTTATTTATGTACTTACTTGCTGACCAATCAGAACTTAGTATGTGCTTGAATTTGGCGTTGCCTTTGCCAAAATCTCATGATGAAATTGAAAGCAGAATTAGGGTTTTAGGGTCAAAATAGACATTAGTTGGGATTAATTAGGAAAACAACCAAACAAAAAGTTGCAACGTTTGAAAAAGTGGATTGCAATTTTGAATGAGATGAAAAAGCTTAACTAAATTCTAAACACatttaatttttagtaaaatGTTAAGGATCACTATTGTTAGTGAAAAACATAGAAAGTTATGTAGTGTTCAAAATATAAAGCAAATGCAAGGAAAAGTAAATATTGAATCTTAACATTTGTGTAATTTGAGAAATTCTTGAAAATCAAGATTCCATAATAAACATTATTGTAGCCAACATTTATCActtaaaattaaacattaaaaaatttaaaatttaagtaaaagaatatttaaaattctaacaaagtaaaattaatttaaaatatataatttaggatttagagCAACAGTAGTCGATTGACGGTGGTGTTAATGAGTAAAATTATGGTgttgagaaaaaaaaagtaaaataataataatttcaaaaacattttgaatgaatgaatttttttagtatattggCTAAAATTGGCTGATTCGTTGTTGATTCTCTAAGAATATTACTGAAACTTTTAGTTTaaatatatcaatattttttaaaaataattttgctaaataattaataaagatctacctaacaataagtcaataaatatttttaaattatacttaattattattaattaataattatttaaattttattttttaaaaatgtaaaattattaattattaattataattatttaaaattaactgattaaaaattatttacttatACTTTTCCTTTCAAAAGTGAAGATGTGCTACATTTACATGAGATGATTATAAAGAATTGAATCCTCGTTTTAAAGTTTTAACTATAAAGGTCTAGCTGATAATAAATACCTAAAAGAatgacaaatttaaattttttaatatatattatacatatattaaaaaatttaaaaaattttactaataataacTTTAAATCATATTTTAGCAAGAGTTTTTGCCAATCAATGGATTCATTAAGAAGGGCAGGCTTTGATATAATAAGTCCAAGAaatatttaagtttattttctaTTGAATATATAGAAATTCTAGTTGAAGATTACTGTTTGCACATACTATTGAGCACCGACAAAAAGttacttcttgttttttttttaagtttaattattttattagttgttataattttattaaatttataattaaatttatatattttttaattagattattaaattatttgtaattttatatttaaatatttttatataaaaatattaaaattaacagaatatttcttttaaaaaatatatgatcaaagatttaattatatttttattgtaagtatctttaatttataaaaagatatttcgctaactctaatatttttacaTTGATCgtgatctaattacaaaattaaaataagtataaaaatttaattaaaaaaattataaaaatttaattataaatttgatcaaactataaaactaacaaaataattaaatatttcttttaatcTGACAATATATATTTTCAGCTGATTTATATACCATTGTTTAATTTGTCACATGCCAGCAGGACATGGAAAATCAATGGTTTCCTTTTCAATATTTCAATTCCACAAAATGAAACTATTGAAATATAGTGATTCATTTTTTCactcttctcatgagaaatttGACGTTTATTTGAACCATCCTTTGAAACAAAAACAAAGTAATTGTGTAATTGTCATTATTCTTTTCATTGACCCTAAAATCCATTAACTTGATGAAGATTCTTGATGATTTGCCTCACCATAATAGAAAAAGCTGGTGTGAAAGGAATCATGGCAAGCCTAGCCAGTGGTAATGGATGTCCATTATCTTTGATGCATATTATTGTCAATCTAAAAGAGCATATttctaatatataatataataactttaTTTGGTAAGAATGAAGGGCATTGAGCTATTTGAGTGCTAGAGAAGGGAGATAACTGATGAAGCCTTAGGGCattattgtttattatttataacaTTTTAGCATTAGGAAGCATCTCATCATATATGGGAAAGGGAATAAGGGATGTTCGGTATCTACTTCATGGACATTAGAATTCCAAGCCAATGGAATTGGAGGTCACTTTGGAGTGTGTTTGATAAGTATTTTATGGTAGGAAGTTTATTGTAAatgtattgaaattaaaaataacatatacaagttttgttttttatttttattctactaactTTTATTTTTTGAGTGGACGAAACCAAGAAAGTTTCTGCAGTGAAATACATtatgtttgaaaaatttttaaatgtacGGTATAGcgatatttcaataatttttaatcattaatcttaattataataaataaaattaaaattaatagttaaaaattactgaaatacTAATGTATccgtatatttaaaaattttttattatgtttaactCCAACACTTCTATACAAGGAGAAAGGAGACAGATGTCATTGGTGTGATACAACGTTTTTTAtgataaagtttttttttttttttttttgaggaggggataataaaaaagtaaaatagtcacaaaaaaatgaaaaaataattagtatttttagtattagaaaaagaaatatttatcttttttttttgtcattgtcTAGTGCCTAAAAAAGGCCCAGACCAAACACCCCAAAACCCAACCCGACCCGGTATTGAAATTCTTGTTCCCCACAATTGCTTGCTGCAGCTGCGTTCCATTTTCATGGATGACACTCCCAAAACTCAACACTGCATTGTTGTCTTCTCTATGCAAAGAAGATGCTGCTCTTACACCTCATCGTTACCGAGTCGACTTGCTCTTTGTGTTGTTGCCTGGCTATCCTCCGTCGTCATTGGGACTCCTCACCGTGTTTCCTTCATCACCACTAGCTACAACTCCATCTTGGCCATGGCTTGAAGTTCGTGACTTCTCTCTAAACTGATATACTGGGGTGACTTCAATCTCTGCTACACTTCTTAGAGAGCCCTCTTGATCATTGTCTACCTGATGCTGCCGATAGATACTCCCGTTGACCGTGCCATAGTCATCAGCTCTGATTTGGCTCCGCTgtaaattttggttgttgttccTTTATCTCCCAACTAGACCTTGGTTTCCACTTTTGCTCTCACCTTTTCTATTAACTTCTGTTTCCAAATTGCTTGCATATATGCGTGTGCTCTGCTCTTTAATCGTTGGACTTACTCTTATTacctctctgttcaaaatcatctTGACTGTCTCTGGCGGTTCCAAGCACCATCGAGATCCTAGATTATTTGCTGCAGCCAAATTAGCTATGGAGTGAGCTAAAACATTACCTTCTCTGGGTACCCACGTCATACCACATTTGTCGGAATTCTCCATCAGCAAATTAATATCTTGAAGTATAGGTTGTATTTCACCTATATTACCTTTGGACTTGACGGCTTGTGTCAAAGTAAGTGAATCAGTCTCAATGATTACTCTTTCCATTTGCATGTTTTTTGATATTATCAGAGCATTCATAACTGCCATTGCCTCTGCTGCCAGTGCTGAACTAGCCTTGATCCTTACTGCAGAATCGGTAATCAATTTTTCCCTGTGATCTCTAACTGCTGCTGATATTGCTCCACTTCCAGTGCTCTTGTTATATGCTGCATCAACATTAATCTTGACCCAATTCAATGGTGGTGGTTTCCAGGTAATCCTCCTAGTCCTGTCCCTTTTAATTGTCTGTGGCTCtactctttgctgctttttcttatcTATGAAGTCTTGTTCCATTAGTATGGCTCTCATTATAGTAGTCTTTGGATTGATGCTAACATGTTAGTGAACTGCCTGATTCCTTGATTTCCATATTTCCCATATTAGGAAAGCTAGTTTGCTGATGAGCCTATCTTGActttctctcctctcttctctaaTTCTTCCTATTTGTTTAAGCATCCATGCGCCGAAACTTGTAACTGTCTGTGGTGTTGGGctacattgaacctggaatccaAACCATGCTGCTCTAATCCATGGACACAATAGCATGGCATGCTCTGTTGTCTCTGGTTCCTGCAAACAAATGGGACACATAGGGCTGTTAGTAACTTTTTTCTTATACAAATTAGCATACACTGGCACTATGTTATGGGCAGCTTTCCATAAGAACATCTTGATTTTTTGTGGGACTTGACATCCCCATAATTCTTTCCATAAGTTCTTAATATCGTCACTTGTCGAAGGGCTTCCTACACCAGCCGCTAAAATCTCTTTTCTCGCCACCTTGTACCCTGACCTAATAGAATACCTGCCTTCAAAAGTATGAGGCCAGATAAATCTGTCTTCTCTATCTATAATACTTACTgggattttcataatttttcctATATCTTCTTGCCTGAAACAGGTAGTGAGCTTACTTAAATCCCATCATTCCCCCTCCTTTAACAAATCTTTTACATATTCAAACTCAGACCTTCTACATTCTTGTATTTTATTCGTTTACAAAATCCAATTGTCCTCCCAAATTCTCACTTTAGTCTCGTCTCCCACTATCCATCTTCCATTCCTTTTCAAAAAATCATTTCCTTGTACCAAGCTTTTCCATGCTCAAGAGGAGTTCCTTGTATTTTTTGCGTCCCAAAAATTACCATTCGGGAAGTACACAGCTTTAAGTACTTTTACCCAGATGGCATTTGGACTCTCTACCATCCTCCATGCTTGTTTAGCTAGGAAAGCTAAATTTTGAATGTATAAGTCCTTGAAACCCAAGCCTCTCTCTTTTTTGCTTAAGCTTATGTTATTCCAACTCTTCCAATAAATTTCCCTATCCTTTCCGTTTGAAGCCCACCAAAATCGAGCCACTCTGTTACTCAATTTTTGACAAAAGCCTTTAGGAAACCTAACAATACTCATAGCATATGATGGGATGGCTTGTATCACTGCTTTAATTAGTACTTCTTTGCCCGCTTGATTTAACagcttttctttccatcctcccaATTTCTCCATGACCCTGTCTTCTATCCATGCTAAGGTTCTGTTCTTGGACCTTCCCCATTGAGCTGTAAGCCCCAAGTACTTTCCAGGATTTTCTCAAGAAGCCATATTCAGAATCTCCTCTATATTCACTCTTTTCTGAATAGATATTTGGTTCCCAAAGATTATGCCAAATTTTTCCAAATTTATCCTTTGTCCTGAAGCCTTCATAAAGGAGTTGAGGATTGAAATCAGTTGGTATATTTCATCCTCATTTGCTTCTGAGAAAATGATACAGTCATCCGCAAAAAGGAGATGGGTCAGTGTAGGTGCTGAGTGAGCTATTTTAATGCCTGATATTCTTTTATCTTTCAGAGCCTCCTCCATAAGTATTGTGAAAACCTCGGCTGCAATGATATACAAATATGGAAAAAAGGGATCCCCTTGTCTTAGACCCCTCTGAGGTCGAATCTATCTTGATAAATTTCCATTGATTTTAATTCTGTATGTTACTCGTCACATTCCATAGCCCACTTTACCCACATAACATCAAAACCAAACGCCTTCAGGGTGGCTTCAATAAAATCCCACTCCAACCTATCATACGCTTTATTCATATCCACTTTAATGGCCAAATTCTTTGATCCCCCATTCCCTTTTCTACTCAAACTATGGAACACCTCTTGCACTATGACAATATTATCTTGTATCAACCTCCCACCCACAAAAGCACTTTGAGTTGGGGATACAATCTTGTCCAATATTTTTCTCAGCCTCATCACCATGACTTTTGATATAATTTTGTACACGAAATTACAGCAGCTTATCGGCCTCAACTGATTAAGAGTTTCTGGCTACTTTACCTTCGGGATCAGGACAATAGTAGTTTCACAAATTTGTTCATTTAGTGTTCCTTCCTTAAAAAAGTTCTTTACTACTGCGGTAACTTCCTTTCCTATAATCTCCTAGTGTTTTTAGAAAAACAGGCTGTTAAGTCCATCAGGGCCTCGAGCTTTAAGGCTGCCTAAGCTAAAAGCTGCATCTTTAATCTCCTTATCAGTAATATCTTCAATGAGACTATTATTCATCTCTTGTGTTACTCGTTTTGGAATTTTACCAATGCAATCCTCCATTCTGAGATCTTTAATGGCTTTGAACAAGCTTTCAAAATACTCTTCAGCCATCTTCCTCACCTCATCTTCTTCACTTATCCATTCCCCGTTTGCATTTTTCAATATTTCAATCCTATTTTTGTCCCTCCTTTGAACTGTAGACGCATGAAAAAAAGTTGTATTTTTGTCTCCCATCCTCAGCCACTTGATCCGGACTCTTTGTCCCCAGAATTTTTTTTCCTGCTTCCATAGAAAGGTGGTTCTTCTCTTTAATTCCTTAATTTCTTCTTGTCTTTCCTCTGCCAAATCTGAGCTCATAATCTCTTGTAGTCTTGCTTTCATCCTTTCGATCTCATGATCTGCTCTCTTAAATATCACTTTACTCCACTTTCTTAATTCCCTCTTGCTTCCTTCCATTCTCTTAATTAATTTGTTCCAGTTCTCATCTTCTGATCTGCCTTCCCTACCCCATCCCCTTCTGATAACATTTTCACACTCATCATGATCCTCCCAATATGCCTCATATTTAAATTCTTTTCTAATCTTGACCTTTGGTTCAAACCTCAAAATTAGAGGAGTATAATCCGAGCTAATAGAAGGTATAGTTGTTAACACAGCATTTGGATACATTCTCCTCCATTCCCACGTGGATAGGGTCCTGTCAATTCTTTCCCTAGTAATAAATCCATTCCTAGGATTACTAAACCATGTAAATCTCATACCCTTCAACTCAAAATTCATAAGTGCATTAGTATCCACAAAATCTCTAAACACCAAAATCTGATTTCTTGGTTTGGGATGCATGCCTCTTTTCTCttcttaatttaaaatttcattgaAATCCCCTATTAACATTCTCAGTTTATTAAGATTTACATTCTCTATGGATAATTCTTTCCATAAATCTTTCCTTCTCTTTGGATCTGGATGCTCATAAACAAAATTACACTCCCATTCATCTCCATTCTTATATTTAATAGTAGCTTTAATATAATTAAGACACCATGCATAAACATTACTACTGATATTATCATTCCAAAATAAACATAAATCACCGGACAAACCCCGGGATTCTACACAAAAAGCTTTATCATAATGGATTTTTCTCCTAATTCTATCAACAGTTTTTCACTGGCTTTAGTCTCCATCAAAAAGATAATACTCGGCTTATACTGCTTGCAGAGGTTCTGCACCTCCGCCACTGTCGCAGGCGCCGCTAACCCGCGACAGTTCCAACTTATGCAACTCATGATTGCAAGTGGGGCATGCTAAGGCCCGCCTCCTCAGCCATGTTTTGTATGTTCAGGTACCTTTTCTTCCTTGCAGCTACTTCTGCCTCATATTCTTCATCTTGCATGCTCTCTGCTGTTGCCTTTGGCTTCATGatctccctcttcctcttcaaGCTCAGTTGCATTCCCATACTCTATGCTAATTCTACCTCCCAATTTCCCGCTGTATCCATTAAGTCAGTTCCACCATCAGGCTTAATTCCTTCCCCTTCATCTTCACTTGGCAGTTCCATATAATAAAAATTTCCATTGCCACTGCATTGCATTATTTTTTACATCAATTTCTTGTCCTTCCATTCTGCATCCCTCTTATCTATGAATTCCcagatttacttttctttccctaccttttcattcttcttattattttctgtttctccCGTGTTTTCTACTAACTCCTTATCTTTAATTGTAGCCCATCTTCCCCATTTCTCCTTCAACAACTGCATTATAGTAGGGcctatttttgctttttgtttctgcTGTCTCTGTGTATTCTGGGCTTCTCCTTCCCTTAGATTGTCCTTCACCATGTGTAATCCATCACTGTTTTCTTTTAGTGGGCTTTGCTCAACTTCCATGCAGGTTGTATTTTTTGATTGAATGGGCATGTTGGCCCAATTATTTCCAGCCTCTCTATTTAACTTTTTTTCCTTAGCCTCTTGCAAGTTTGTTTTTAAGTTACCTAACTTCAGAAAATATCTTCCCAATTCTCCTAACTGCTCCAAATATTCTTTCTCTGACACAAATCCTTCCAGTTGCTGATTTTTCGAACCTTCTCCTACTTGCTCCTCTGCTCTATGGCTCTGTGCTACTCCCTCTCCTTGATTTTCGCTTGCACCCTCCTTCCCTCTTCGTTTCCCAATGCTTCCCATTCCTCCAGTGCCATTCTCAGCTGAGAACTGTAGATCCTCACCTTCCTCTTCAACTTGGTTGATTGCACGCGCCTCATCTTTTCCCTCTTTGCTGTCTAAAGTTTCTTCCCCAGTTCTCCATGCCTCCTTGTACATGAGCGGTTTTGCCTTGTTAACTCCAAGGCCAGCTGAATATCTTGGTTTACTTGGATCCCAGCTTGCCATAGCTTGAGGCCTCTGGCAGTCCTTCCTCCCATGTCCCAGTAAGCCACACTTCAAACAGTAGCTATCTTGAATTCTTTCATACTTAAATTCAATCCAAGTATTTGGCAAGTCCTCTCTGGCCAGCCAGAACCCAGTTGGTAGTGGCCTTGTTATATCCAAAGCTACTTTCACCATGAGAAATGATCTCTCCAACATATTGTTGCTTCTTGGATCCTCTGTTTCCATTGTTATTCATATCTTGTCTCCAATGATTCTTGCAGTGTTATTGTTGAGATATGCCTGTGGGAACCCATGTATCTGCATCCATAACTCCATTCTATCATGGTTTACCTCATGTATGGACTCCCTCTGGTTCCACATTTGCAAGTTAACTAGCTGCCCTCTTATGCTCCATAGTCCTCCCTTCAATATTTGAAACCCTTTTCTCTGATCTTTGAAGCTGATAAGGACCTTGTTCCTTCCTACCTCCGAAAAAGCAACACCTTGTGGATTTTCCCATATCCCCATAATAGCATTCCTTATCACCTTGAAACTTAGTTCTTTCTCCGATATTATCTTGCCCACCAAGTTGATGCCGTTAGCTTTGTATTCCTCTTCTATTCTCTGGTTGATTGCAATCACTTTTCCTTCTATTGGCGCCAAACCAAAGGTTGCCATGCTTTTGTGCTGTGTATTATATGTGTGGTGTATAAATAAGCTGATTGTGTGAGTGATGGAATGTAATACTTGCTGATTCAGTGTTATATGTGGGTGAAACTATAGTTGCTCTAACAAGTTTTTTGTTGTAGGTTGATTTTGTTGGAATGGATGATACTCAGGTACGGGCTCGACTAGAACCTTATGTTCTAAAAAGCTCTCCTCATGAG contains:
- the LOC140181255 gene encoding uncharacterized protein: MRAILMEQDFIDKKKQQRVEPQTIKRDRTRRITWKPPPLNWVKINVDAAYNKSTGSGAISAAVRDHREKLITDSAVRIKASSALAAEAMAVMNALIISKNMQMERVIIETDSLTLTQAVKSKGNIGEIQPILQDINLLMENSDKCGMTWVPREGNVLAHSIANLAAANNLGSRWCLEPPETVKMILNREVIRVSPTIKEQSTRIYASNLETEVNRKGESKSGNQGLVGR
- the LOC140181256 gene encoding uncharacterized protein, translating into MGMQLSLKRKREIMKPKATAESMQDEEYEAEVAARKKSSDYTPLILRFEPKVKIRKEFKYEAYWEDHDECENVIRRGWGREGRSEDENWNKLIKRMEGSKRELRKWSKVIFKRADHEIERMKARLQEIMSSDLAEERQEEIKELKRRTTFLWKQEKKFWGQRVRIKWLRMGDKNTTFFHASTVQRRDKNRIEILKNANGEWISEEDEVRKMAEEYFESLFKAIKDLRMEDCIGKIPKRVTQEMNNSLIEDITDKEIKDAAFSLGSLKARGPDGLNSLFF
- the LOC112772677 gene encoding 21.7 kDa class VI heat shock protein; this translates as MASSKRQIEVQTEDQTPHKWCKSLGEEVFKRFFSQANPTVHKVFGDGSLFSPMLFGKFFDPSDAFPLWEFESDVLLSHLRSNNQTSVDWSETDDGYIVKAEIPGAGKSNNIQVHVDNGKVVEISGPWKQRESSSKSSSSSSSHDWRCGHWWDHGFVRRLEIPDDADFKNIEAHLYNDVFLEIQIPKTKRGTIADVA